The following are from one region of the Salmo salar chromosome ssa27, Ssal_v3.1, whole genome shotgun sequence genome:
- the LOC123730918 gene encoding extensin-2-like encodes MRRRRLRHQEPWWATRSVVRGNPGYDEHQDDRPPPPPTHILYCTRPPPPHPHPLLHQTSPSPNPHPLLHQTSPSPPTSFTAPDLPLPTHILYCTRPPPPHPHPLLHQTSPSPTHILYCTRPPPRPTHILYCTRPSPPPTHILYCTRPPSPPTHILYCTRPPPPATHILYCTRPPPPPPTSFTAPHLPLPPPTSFTAPDLPNPHPLLHQTSPSHHPHPLLHQTSPSPPTSFTAPDLPLPTHIFYCTRPPPPQPTSFTAPDLHLPTHILYCTRPPPPQPTSFTAPDLPLPNPHPLLHQTSPSLTHILYCTRPPPSPTHILYCTRPPPRPTHILYCTRPSPPPTHILYCTRPPSPQPTSFTAPELPLPPPTSFTAPDLPQPTSFTAPDLPLPPPTSFTAPDLPNPHPLLHQTSPSHHPHPLLHQTSPSPTHILYCTRPPPSPTHILYCTRPPPPPTHILYCTRPPPPPTHILYCTRPPLPPPTSFTAPDLPLPPPTSFTAPDLPLPPPTSFTAPDLPNPHPLLHQTSPSPHPHPLLHQTSPSPTHILYCTRPPPPPTHILYCTRPP; translated from the exons ATGCGGCGGCGAAGGCTGAGACATCAGGAGCCCTGGTGGGCCACCAGAAGCGTTGTCAGAGGAAACCCAGGGTACGACGAGCACCAGGATGACAG acctccccctcccccaacccACATCCTTTACTGCACCAgacctccccctccccacccacATCCTTTACTGCACcagacctccccctcccccaacccACATCCTTTACTGCACCAgacctccccctccccacccacATCCTTTACTGCACCAgacctccccctccccacccacATCCTTTACTGCACCAgacctccccctccccacccacATCCTTTACTGCACCAGacctccccctccccaacccacatcCTTTACTGCACCAGACCTCCCCCACGCCCCACCCACATCCTTTACTGCACCAGACCTTCCCCTCCCCCAACCCACATCCTGTACTGCACCAGacctccctctcccccaaccCACATCCTTTACTGCACCAGACCTCCCCCTCCCGCCACCCACATCCTTTACTGCACcagacctccccctcccccacccacatCCTTTACTGCAccacacctccccctccccccacccacaTCCTTTACTGCACCAGACCTCCCCAACCCACATCCTTTACTGCACCAGAcctccccctcccaccacccACATCCTTTACTGCACCAgacctccccctccccacccacATCCTTTACTGCACCAgacctccccctccccacccacATCTTTTACTGCACCAGacctccccctccccaacccacatcCTTTACTGCACCAGACCTCCACCTCCCCACCCACATCCTTTACTGCACCAGacctccccctccccaacccacatcCTTTACTGCACCAGacctccccctccccaacccacatcCTTTACTGCACCAGACCTCCCCCTCCCTAACCCACATCCTTTACTGCACCAGacctcccccctcccctaccCACATCCTTTACTGCACCAGACCTCCCCCACGCCCCACCCACATCCTTTACTGCACCAGACCTTCCCCTCCCCCAACCCACATCCTTTACTGCACCAGACCTCCCTCTCCCCAACCCACATCCTTTACTGCACCAGaactccccctccccccacccacaTCCTTTACTGCACCAGACCTCCCCCAACCCACATCCTTTACTGCACCagatctccccctccccccacccacaTCCTTTACTGCACCAGACCTCCCCAACCCACATCCTTTACTGCACCAGAcctccccctcccaccacccACATCCTTTACTGCACCAGacctccccctccccaacccacatcCTTTACTGCACCAGacctcccccctccccaacccacatcCTTTACTGCACcagacctccccctcccccaacccACATCCTTTACTGCACcagacctccccctcccccaacccACATCCTTTACTGCACCAGacctcccctccccccacccacATCCTTTACTGCACcagacctccccctccccccacccacaTCCTTTACTGCACcagacctccccctccccccacccacaTCCTTTACTGCACCAGACCTCCCCAACCCACATCCTTTACTGCACcagacctccccctccccccacccacaTCCTTTACTGCACCAGacctccccctccccaacccacatcCTTTACTGCACcagacctccccctcccccaacccACATCCTTTACTGCACCAGACCTCCCTAA